Proteins from a genomic interval of Gluconacetobacter diazotrophicus PA1 5:
- a CDS encoding Tm-1-like ATP-binding domain-containing protein, with translation MIPSVYLLGTADTKFAELDYLRSVLTGRGVGSHIVDVGTREDPCAADITARQVAACHPDGAAAVFCGERGRAIAAMSEALRRFLPGRADLAGVIAIGGSGGTALVAPALQDLPIGLPKILVSTVASGNVAPYVGESDLSMVYSVVDLQGLNRISRTILANAANAMAGMVLHPAPHDAGTRPAVGITMFGVTTPCVTEAMHILTGDFECLVFHATGTGGRSMERLVRQGMIGGVLDITTTEFCDFVAGGIFPCEAGRLDAVAATGVPYVGSCGGLDMVNFGARETVPQRYRDRVFVQHNPFITLMRTTAEECGQMGRLIGARLNRCHGPVRFYYPEKGFSQLDRPGQPFHDPAANAAFRDALASTLEQTDRRRFISLPLALNDPAFAQAMVTEFRTLFKESHPHAPH, from the coding sequence ATGATCCCGTCCGTCTATCTTCTGGGAACGGCGGATACCAAGTTCGCGGAACTGGACTATCTGCGATCGGTCCTGACCGGACGGGGCGTCGGCAGCCATATCGTGGATGTCGGCACCCGCGAGGACCCGTGCGCCGCCGACATCACCGCGCGACAGGTGGCGGCCTGCCACCCCGATGGCGCTGCCGCGGTCTTCTGCGGCGAGCGCGGGCGCGCCATCGCGGCGATGTCCGAGGCGCTGCGGCGTTTCCTGCCGGGCCGCGCCGACCTGGCCGGCGTGATCGCGATCGGCGGCTCCGGCGGCACGGCCCTTGTCGCGCCGGCCCTGCAGGACCTGCCGATCGGCCTGCCCAAGATCCTGGTTTCCACCGTCGCATCGGGAAACGTGGCGCCCTATGTGGGCGAATCCGATCTGTCCATGGTCTATTCGGTCGTCGACCTTCAGGGGCTGAACCGTATTTCGCGCACCATCCTGGCCAACGCCGCCAACGCCATGGCGGGCATGGTGCTGCACCCCGCGCCGCATGATGCCGGCACGCGTCCGGCGGTGGGCATCACCATGTTCGGCGTCACCACACCCTGCGTTACGGAGGCGATGCATATCCTGACAGGGGATTTCGAATGTCTTGTCTTCCACGCCACCGGAACCGGCGGGCGGTCGATGGAACGGCTTGTGCGCCAGGGCATGATCGGCGGCGTGCTCGACATCACCACCACCGAGTTCTGCGATTTCGTCGCGGGCGGCATCTTCCCCTGCGAGGCCGGGCGCCTGGATGCCGTCGCCGCGACCGGTGTGCCCTATGTCGGAAGCTGCGGCGGGCTGGACATGGTCAATTTCGGCGCCCGGGAGACGGTGCCGCAGCGGTATCGCGACCGGGTTTTCGTGCAGCATAATCCGTTCATCACGCTGATGCGCACGACGGCCGAGGAATGCGGACAGATGGGACGCCTGATCGGCGCGCGCCTCAACCGCTGCCACGGGCCCGTGCGCTTCTATTATCCGGAAAAGGGATTTTCCCAGCTCGATCGTCCCGGTCAGCCCTTTCACGACCCGGCGGCGAACGCGGCCTTCCGCGACGCGCTGGCGTCCACGCTGGAACAGACCGATCGGCGGCGTTTCATCAGCCTGCCGCTTGCCCTGAACGACCCGGCCTTCGCCCAGGCCATGGTCACGGAATTCCGCACCCTTTTCAAGGAGAGTCACCCCCATGCCCCGCATTGA
- a CDS encoding putative quinol monooxygenase yields the protein MPDDPQGPVTIVATFHIQDEHAEEVLAAIAACIRASRQEAANLSYTCRRDIHDPLHLVFVEQWKSLAAIEDHERQPHFLAMKAMFDQGKAGPLSVTLLQDVPALA from the coding sequence ATGCCCGATGATCCGCAAGGCCCCGTGACGATCGTCGCGACGTTCCATATCCAGGACGAGCACGCGGAGGAGGTCCTGGCTGCGATCGCCGCCTGCATCAGGGCGTCACGGCAGGAAGCCGCCAATCTGTCCTATACCTGCCGCCGGGACATCCATGATCCGCTGCATCTGGTCTTCGTGGAACAATGGAAAAGCCTTGCCGCGATCGAGGACCATGAAAGGCAGCCCCATTTCCTGGCGATGAAGGCGATGTTCGACCAGGGCAAGGCCGGCCCGCTGAGCGTCACCCTGCTGCAGGACGTGCCGGCCCTGGCCTGA
- a CDS encoding aminotransferase-like domain-containing protein codes for MRHHSPWTPHLAEGAQSPAERLAEALGGDILSGSLKVDDRLPAHRDLAWRLGIGVGSVTRAYAILERRGLVRSVHGRGTFVAARPDQASDQIDLATNMPPPMFSDRALARTLNRLARTIDPRLFNIYPPVAGHLEHRRIMARWLAALGTEAEPERLLLTSGAQQALNVALTVARPHVGYAVTEAQTYPGMLGVMRQAGLEIESVAMDAQGMLPASLEAVLTRRRHQRAVVYLTPTMQNPTSATMETARRQDIARLCRRADALVIEDGVYVRERDPARPSLLDLAPERTFHVSSLSKILSPGLRIGVLIPPPRHAGACLPALLASSLMIAPLSYAMMAQWMQDGTAESVRTSLHAEAIRRQDLAVSILGEWMAAPTYHAFHAWLPMPAAQAEEMVGRARMLGVSLPGPHTFSSGDAAARTAGGGTGVRLALGSVTFRTLPEALRRVRQACDLSQAKVSRDTIAIS; via the coding sequence ATGCGCCACCATTCGCCCTGGACGCCCCACCTGGCCGAGGGCGCGCAATCACCGGCCGAACGACTGGCCGAGGCGCTTGGCGGCGATATCCTGTCGGGCAGCCTGAAGGTCGATGACCGGCTGCCGGCGCATCGCGACCTGGCCTGGCGGCTGGGAATCGGCGTCGGGTCGGTCACGCGGGCCTATGCCATCCTGGAACGGCGCGGACTGGTCCGGAGCGTCCATGGCCGGGGCACCTTCGTCGCCGCGCGCCCGGACCAGGCCAGCGACCAGATCGACCTGGCGACCAACATGCCGCCGCCCATGTTCAGCGACAGGGCGCTGGCCCGCACGCTCAACCGGCTGGCCCGCACCATCGACCCCAGATTGTTCAACATCTATCCGCCCGTCGCCGGGCATCTGGAACACCGCCGCATCATGGCGCGCTGGCTGGCGGCGCTGGGAACCGAGGCCGAGCCCGAACGGCTGCTGCTGACCAGCGGGGCGCAGCAGGCACTGAACGTGGCCCTGACCGTCGCGCGGCCCCATGTCGGCTATGCCGTGACCGAGGCGCAGACCTATCCCGGCATGCTGGGCGTGATGCGCCAGGCCGGCCTGGAGATCGAATCCGTGGCCATGGACGCCCAGGGCATGCTTCCCGCGTCGCTCGAGGCCGTGCTGACCCGCCGGCGGCACCAGCGCGCCGTCGTCTACCTGACGCCCACCATGCAGAATCCGACATCCGCGACCATGGAGACGGCGCGGCGGCAGGACATCGCGCGCCTCTGCCGGCGGGCGGATGCGCTGGTGATCGAGGACGGCGTGTATGTCCGCGAGCGCGATCCCGCGCGGCCGTCGCTGCTTGACCTGGCGCCGGAGCGGACCTTTCACGTCAGCAGCCTGTCGAAGATCCTCAGTCCGGGACTGCGTATCGGCGTGCTGATTCCCCCGCCCCGCCACGCCGGGGCGTGCCTGCCCGCGCTTCTGGCGTCCTCGCTGATGATCGCCCCCCTGTCCTACGCGATGATGGCGCAATGGATGCAGGACGGCACGGCCGAGAGCGTCCGCACATCCCTGCACGCCGAGGCGATTCGCCGTCAGGACCTGGCGGTTTCCATCCTGGGGGAGTGGATGGCCGCCCCCACCTATCACGCCTTTCATGCCTGGCTGCCGATGCCGGCCGCCCAGGCGGAAGAGATGGTCGGGCGCGCGCGGATGCTGGGCGTTTCCCTGCCCGGCCCGCATACGTTCAGCAGCGGCGATGCGGCCGCACGCACGGCAGGCGGCGGGACGGGCGTCCGGCTTGCCCTGGGAAGCGTCACGTTTCGTACCCTTCCCGAAGCCCTGCGGCGCGTCCGGCAGGCCTGTGACCTGTCACAGGCAAAAGTGTCACGTGACACTATAGCGATATCCTGA
- a CDS encoding LysR family transcriptional regulator ArgP — protein sequence MLDYAALSAVASVAREGSFERAASALGVTPSAVSQRVRALEDRLGAILIVRGQPCTPTAIGARLCAHVDRVRLLEGEMASALPALAGQGAEAGPPTIRVAVNADSLATWFIPAVASFAGRGDRLVDLVIAGEDHTAERLRSGDVLAAVTTDRTPVQGCRTVPLGALRYAAAASPSFMAAWFAGGVDAAALARAPVLRFDRRDHLHERWARAALGTAPDAPTHWIPSAHGFVDAALAGLGWCVNPLPMVAEHLAAGRLVGLAAGRYLDVPLYWQHARIGTRLLDALTRDVVAAAARGLLDG from the coding sequence ATGCTGGACTATGCCGCGCTGTCGGCCGTGGCCTCGGTCGCGCGCGAGGGCAGTTTCGAGCGCGCGGCCAGCGCGCTGGGGGTGACGCCGTCCGCCGTGTCGCAGCGCGTGCGGGCGCTGGAGGACCGGCTGGGCGCGATCCTGATCGTACGGGGCCAGCCCTGCACCCCGACCGCGATCGGCGCGCGCCTGTGCGCGCATGTGGACCGGGTGCGCCTGCTGGAAGGCGAGATGGCATCCGCGCTGCCGGCCCTGGCGGGCCAGGGGGCCGAGGCCGGGCCGCCGACCATCCGCGTCGCGGTCAATGCCGACAGCCTGGCCACCTGGTTCATCCCCGCCGTCGCGTCCTTCGCCGGCCGGGGCGACCGGCTGGTCGACCTGGTCATCGCGGGCGAGGACCATACCGCCGAACGGCTGCGATCGGGCGATGTCCTGGCCGCCGTCACTACCGACCGCACCCCCGTCCAGGGATGCCGGACGGTGCCGCTGGGTGCCCTGCGCTACGCGGCGGCGGCGTCCCCGTCCTTCATGGCGGCGTGGTTCGCGGGCGGCGTGGATGCGGCGGCGCTGGCCCGCGCCCCGGTCCTGCGGTTCGATCGCCGGGACCACCTGCACGAACGATGGGCCCGCGCGGCGCTGGGAACCGCCCCGGACGCGCCGACCCACTGGATTCCCTCGGCCCACGGGTTCGTCGATGCGGCGCTGGCCGGCCTGGGCTGGTGCGTGAACCCGCTTCCGATGGTGGCGGAGCACCTGGCCGCCGGCCGCCTGGTCGGCCTGGCGGCGGGACGATACCTGGACGTGCCGCTCTACTGGCAGCATGCGCGCATCGGCACGCGGCTGCTGGACGCGCTGACCCGCGACGTGGTCGCGGCGGCGGCGCGCGGCCTGCTGGACGGGTAG
- a CDS encoding IS1182-like element ISGdi13 family transposase has translation MSSFIPFDRSQPYLLPPDLKSWLPSDDVAHFIVAAVERVPLRAFSVPVRTGGKAQYHPRLMLALLIYAYANGVFSSRRIERATYRDIGMRFVAANLHPDHDTIATFRRGNRTAIEAAFMHVLLLARETGLVRLGTVSIDGTKIDANASKYRSIRYDRAKELREKLATDISTLMERAEAADTTDVDHQALPEELARREALKAKLDEACARLEAEAREQAKTARPEYERKKAAFDAKRGRRGRPPKEPDDEPPPDRQINLTDPDSKLMRRSDAHEYRQAYNAQAVVCAEGSQLILENGVVATTADAPSFAATILGMEERIGLPRTVLADTGFASGKAVETLQASGVDPLVAIGRPVNRRPYDFRPEPPPREPRRITEPWRLEMKARLQQNPAKALYALRKQTVEPVFGIIKSAMGFTRFHLRGLPNVATEWTLVALAYNCRRITRLTAA, from the coding sequence ATGAGCAGCTTCATTCCGTTTGATCGATCGCAGCCGTATCTTCTGCCGCCGGATCTGAAGTCATGGCTGCCGTCGGACGATGTGGCGCATTTCATCGTGGCGGCGGTAGAGCGGGTGCCGTTGAGGGCATTTTCCGTTCCTGTGCGGACTGGCGGCAAGGCGCAGTATCATCCGCGCCTGATGCTGGCGCTGCTGATTTACGCCTATGCGAACGGCGTGTTCTCATCGCGTCGGATCGAACGGGCGACATATCGTGATATCGGTATGCGCTTTGTGGCGGCGAACCTGCATCCTGACCATGACACGATCGCGACGTTCCGGCGCGGCAACCGCACGGCGATCGAGGCAGCGTTCATGCATGTACTCCTGCTGGCACGCGAGACGGGACTGGTGCGGCTTGGCACGGTGTCGATCGACGGCACGAAGATCGATGCCAATGCCTCGAAATACCGTTCCATTCGTTATGATCGCGCGAAAGAGCTGCGCGAGAAACTGGCCACCGATATCTCCACCCTGATGGAACGGGCAGAGGCGGCGGATACAACCGATGTGGATCATCAGGCGTTGCCGGAGGAACTGGCCCGGCGGGAGGCTCTGAAGGCAAAGCTGGATGAAGCCTGTGCGCGACTGGAGGCGGAAGCCCGCGAGCAGGCCAAGACCGCCCGACCAGAATATGAGCGCAAGAAGGCAGCTTTTGATGCGAAGCGGGGACGGCGCGGTCGGCCGCCGAAAGAACCGGACGATGAACCGCCACCAGACCGGCAGATCAACCTGACCGATCCGGACAGCAAGCTGATGCGCCGCTCCGACGCGCATGAATACCGGCAAGCCTACAATGCCCAGGCCGTGGTTTGTGCCGAGGGCAGCCAGTTGATCTTGGAAAATGGCGTCGTTGCGACGACGGCGGACGCGCCCAGCTTCGCCGCCACCATCCTGGGTATGGAGGAGAGGATCGGCCTGCCACGAACCGTCCTCGCCGACACGGGTTTCGCCAGCGGCAAAGCCGTCGAAACGTTGCAGGCCAGCGGCGTGGACCCGCTGGTCGCCATCGGACGCCCTGTGAATCGGCGCCCTTATGACTTCCGGCCAGAACCGCCACCCAGGGAGCCGCGCCGGATCACCGAGCCCTGGCGCCTGGAAATGAAGGCCAGGCTGCAACAGAACCCGGCAAAAGCCCTTTACGCCTTACGCAAGCAGACCGTCGAACCGGTCTTCGGTATCATCAAGAGCGCCATGGGCTTCACCCGTTTCCATCTCCGTGGCCTCCCCAACGTCGCAACAGAATGGACGCTCGTCGCCCTCGCATATAATTGCCGTAGGATCACGCGACTGACGGCCGCATAA
- a CDS encoding tetratricopeptide repeat protein yields MHRNRPSILPLSLCASGEEGDVLQQAGRLEESEQAYLRDLAKRPDDARLLINYGSLLCSLGQYQRAHDILIHAIRLAPDLPEGWGNLGCALIYMQQYQNAVAVLQSGLERKPVLPVAFSNLGVALDRLGRHDMAQIFHREAIRLLPDDARRHSNYAISLLAQGKYPEGFREYEWRWTTLDMRAHRPATPQWQGEPFDGKTLLIHTEGGFGDMIQFSRFIPLAARRGGRVVTGVRRELLSLLRDSFPGLTFVPHDEPAPRHDLHCSVLSLPHALGIAMADIPAASGFLRADPRKVRHWAARLGAEGPAPAGPTRPVRIGLVWAGAPHRGVREYEQIDKRRSTDLATFAPFAAVSADFVFYSLQIGNRADQARTPPPGMVLIDHTGLLHEFSDTAALVANLDLVIAVDTSTVHLAAGLGKPAWMLSRFDQCWRWLSGRTDSPWYDSLHVFRQSQPGDWSGPVRDITAALHALAEARHAAPSAIGRI; encoded by the coding sequence ATGCATCGGAACAGGCCGTCCATCCTGCCCCTGTCATTGTGCGCGTCCGGGGAAGAAGGCGACGTCCTGCAGCAGGCGGGACGATTGGAGGAATCGGAACAGGCCTATCTGCGCGACCTGGCGAAACGTCCCGACGATGCGCGCCTGCTGATCAATTACGGCAGCCTGCTCTGCTCGCTGGGCCAGTACCAGAGGGCCCACGACATTCTCATCCATGCGATCCGGCTGGCACCGGACCTGCCCGAAGGGTGGGGAAATCTCGGCTGTGCCCTGATCTACATGCAGCAATATCAGAACGCGGTCGCCGTCCTGCAAAGCGGCCTGGAGCGCAAGCCGGTCCTGCCGGTCGCCTTCAGCAATTTGGGCGTCGCACTGGACAGGCTGGGCCGCCACGACATGGCCCAGATCTTTCACCGCGAAGCGATCCGGCTGCTGCCGGACGATGCGAGGCGCCACAGCAACTATGCCATATCCCTTCTGGCACAGGGGAAATACCCCGAAGGCTTCAGGGAATATGAATGGCGCTGGACCACGCTGGACATGCGCGCGCACCGCCCGGCCACGCCGCAATGGCAGGGCGAGCCGTTCGACGGAAAAACCCTGCTGATCCATACCGAAGGCGGCTTCGGGGACATGATCCAGTTTTCCCGTTTCATCCCGCTCGCCGCCCGCCGGGGCGGCCGGGTCGTGACCGGCGTGCGCAGGGAACTGCTGTCGCTGCTGCGGGATTCATTTCCCGGCCTGACCTTCGTCCCCCACGACGAACCCGCGCCGCGTCACGACCTGCACTGTTCGGTGCTGAGCCTGCCCCATGCGCTGGGTATCGCAATGGCCGACATTCCCGCCGCGTCGGGCTTCCTGCGCGCCGACCCGCGCAAGGTGCGGCACTGGGCGGCACGGCTTGGCGCGGAGGGTCCCGCCCCGGCCGGACCGACCCGCCCGGTGCGGATCGGGCTGGTCTGGGCGGGTGCCCCGCATCGCGGGGTGCGGGAATACGAGCAGATCGACAAACGCCGTTCGACGGACCTTGCGACCTTCGCACCGTTTGCCGCCGTATCGGCCGATTTCGTGTTCTACAGCCTGCAGATCGGGAACCGGGCCGACCAGGCGCGCACGCCGCCGCCCGGCATGGTCCTGATCGACCATACCGGCCTGCTTCATGAGTTCAGCGACACGGCCGCCCTGGTCGCCAACCTGGACCTGGTGATCGCCGTCGATACGTCCACGGTCCATCTCGCCGCCGGATTGGGCAAGCCCGCCTGGATGCTGTCCCGCTTCGACCAGTGCTGGCGCTGGCTGTCCGGCCGGACGGATTCCCCCTGGTACGACAGCCTGCACGTCTTCCGCCAGAGCCAGCCCGGCGACTGGTCCGGGCCGGTGCGGGACATCACCGCCGCGCTGCATGCGCTGGCCGAGGCGCGTCATGCCGCCCCGTCCGCGATCGGGAGGATCTAG
- a CDS encoding LysE/ArgO family amino acid transporter, producing the protein MFFASSFASGFGLAAALIVAVGAQNIFVLRQGLRQRHVAPVVAFCALSDLLLVSAGVAGIGMLLHTLPGLVRQLTWGMSLGGAVFLSWYGISAARRALAPGALVTGGAEGPDTLAGTMGRAAAFTYLNPHVYLDTVLLMGAVGGALPGGARPLFVAGAATASALWFVVLGYGARLLGPVFARPAAWRVLDSMVAAVMMVMAVMLAARSVGP; encoded by the coding sequence ATGTTTTTCGCTTCCAGCTTTGCCAGCGGCTTCGGCCTGGCCGCCGCCCTGATCGTCGCCGTCGGTGCCCAGAATATCTTCGTCCTGCGCCAGGGGCTGCGCCAACGGCACGTCGCGCCCGTGGTGGCGTTCTGCGCCCTGTCCGACCTGCTGCTGGTCTCGGCCGGGGTGGCGGGCATCGGCATGCTGCTGCACACGCTGCCGGGGCTGGTCCGGCAACTGACCTGGGGGATGTCCCTGGGCGGCGCGGTGTTCCTGTCCTGGTACGGGATCAGCGCGGCGCGTCGCGCGCTGGCACCCGGCGCGCTGGTGACCGGCGGCGCGGAAGGGCCGGATACGCTGGCCGGGACGATGGGCCGGGCGGCGGCGTTCACCTACCTCAACCCGCATGTCTATCTGGATACGGTGCTGCTGATGGGGGCGGTCGGCGGGGCCCTGCCCGGCGGGGCGCGGCCGCTGTTCGTCGCCGGGGCCGCCACGGCCAGCGCGCTGTGGTTCGTGGTGCTGGGCTACGGCGCGCGGCTGCTGGGGCCGGTCTTCGCCCGTCCCGCCGCCTGGCGGGTGCTGGACAGCATGGTGGCGGCGGTGATGATGGTCATGGCCGTCATGCTCGCCGCCCGCAGCGTCGGTCCGTAA
- the gluP gene encoding glucose/galactose MFS transporter, translated as MTTPSVTSPAGAHGWRPIVIMAILFFSIGFVTWLNGPLITFVQLAFNLSDVAAFLVPACFYLAYFVFPIPATLLARRTGLKAGMAVSLMVMAGGTALFGECVTARWYPGALAGLGVIGAGLSLLQVTINPYVSLLGPHARAAQRIAIMGTANKCAGIVAPLVFAGLVMRDIGGIAAQVRAAPSAAARDAVLARFTHAVHAPYLAMAVLLLGLAVWILRARLPSIAIGREDTADAAGHAEGPARGGVPLLCLGVFSTFLYVGVEVMAGDAIGMYGRGFGLSLDVTKYFTALTLAAMMAGYLAGMAVVPRLVSQLQYMGLSCGLGLVLCGAAWVSSGLVSVLCVALLGFANAMIMPALFPVVMRMMDRHADRAAALLVMAFSGGAVLPQVFVHLAQTRGAHAAFVLVAAPSYLVILAYVGLMRRRTAIAGPGAGGGMAGGVAAAALGAVLAVALPAGHARAAPA; from the coding sequence TTGACGACCCCGTCCGTGACCAGTCCGGCCGGCGCCCATGGCTGGCGCCCGATCGTCATCATGGCGATCCTGTTCTTCAGCATCGGCTTCGTCACCTGGCTCAATGGGCCGCTGATCACCTTCGTGCAGCTTGCCTTCAACCTCAGCGATGTCGCGGCGTTCCTGGTTCCGGCCTGTTTCTACCTGGCCTATTTCGTGTTTCCCATTCCCGCCACCCTGCTGGCGCGCCGCACCGGGCTGAAAGCCGGCATGGCGGTCTCGCTGATGGTGATGGCGGGCGGGACGGCGCTGTTCGGCGAATGCGTGACCGCGCGCTGGTATCCCGGCGCGCTGGCCGGGCTGGGGGTCATCGGCGCCGGCCTGTCGCTGCTGCAGGTGACGATCAACCCCTATGTCAGCCTGCTGGGCCCGCATGCCCGCGCGGCGCAGCGCATCGCCATCATGGGCACGGCGAACAAGTGCGCGGGCATTGTCGCCCCGCTGGTGTTCGCCGGGCTGGTCATGCGCGATATCGGCGGCATCGCGGCGCAGGTCCGCGCCGCGCCGTCGGCGGCGGCGCGTGACGCCGTCCTCGCCCGTTTCACCCATGCGGTGCATGCGCCCTATCTGGCCATGGCGGTGCTGCTGCTGGGGTTGGCGGTATGGATCCTGCGCGCGCGCCTGCCATCCATCGCCATCGGCCGGGAGGACACGGCCGACGCGGCCGGCCATGCGGAGGGGCCGGCGCGGGGCGGCGTTCCCCTGCTGTGCCTGGGCGTGTTCAGCACGTTCCTCTATGTCGGGGTAGAGGTCATGGCCGGCGACGCGATCGGGATGTACGGGCGCGGATTCGGCCTGTCGCTGGACGTCACCAAATATTTCACCGCCCTGACCCTGGCGGCGATGATGGCGGGCTACCTGGCGGGCATGGCCGTGGTGCCGCGCCTGGTCTCGCAACTGCAGTACATGGGTCTGTCCTGCGGGCTGGGGCTGGTGCTGTGCGGGGCGGCGTGGGTCAGCAGCGGGCTGGTCTCGGTCCTGTGCGTGGCGCTGCTCGGCTTTGCCAACGCCATGATCATGCCGGCGCTGTTTCCGGTGGTCATGCGCATGATGGACCGGCATGCCGACCGCGCGGCGGCGCTTCTGGTGATGGCGTTCTCGGGCGGGGCGGTGCTGCCGCAGGTCTTCGTGCATCTGGCGCAGACCCGCGGGGCGCACGCCGCCTTCGTGCTGGTCGCGGCCCCGTCCTATCTGGTGATCCTGGCCTATGTCGGCCTGATGCGGCGGCGGACGGCGATTGCCGGTCCGGGGGCCGGTGGCGGCATGGCGGGCGGCGTGGCGGCCGCGGCGCTGGGCGCGGTGCTGGCCGTGGCGCTGCCGGCGGGGCACGCGCGGGCGGCACCGGCGTGA
- a CDS encoding beta-N-acetylhexosaminidase, with translation MPLPASAHYSGQTLSLANGLAVQWDHAPTPLLRRAADRLRARLDRLAGRVLPADDHASGAAMLRVRYGADPSFLALGEKEQYRLAVRPDGITLDAAGPAGVLDGFATLAQLAAQGPQGPVLMQADIDDRPRFPWRGIMIDVSRHFMRIETLHRQIDAMEQVKLNVLHLHLGDSQGFRVESRLFPGLQRQGSHGQFYTQAQIRDLVAYAADRGVRIVPEFDTPGHALAILLAYPALAAQPVDPAMPDPDDAALNPTLDATLHFVTQLYGEMGRLFSDRYFHAGGDEVQAEQWTRNPKITAFMKAHGFADTASLQAAFTARVQSVLARQGKIMVGWDEVSAAPIPKSVVVEAWRSSKFIGTATRAGHPVVVSAGYYLDLLNPAEQHYRVDPLDVQASGLTRAQADIKRVTMGPLVDAFTLDPTLPPLDAAQQKLVLGGEAPLWSELVTDETLMRACVPRAAAIAERFWSQPEIRDVDGMDRRLTEVASRLEVTGLQARANAYRMQARLAPADPGAVACLMGAVMPVRNYALNSFVRRSGQVRFDELAEIASPDPIAAMRFNALAARFAAGDRGVAEALRAQLGAWAACGDRFATVAQGVGALEQGLPVARDIAALARIGLAALSGPLDDAQRRDAVARIAADQAVVESFAGVVRTHGVKPPPAGLLVAILPGIRSLMG, from the coding sequence ATGCCGCTGCCCGCCTCGGCGCATTATTCCGGCCAGACCCTGTCCCTGGCCAACGGCCTGGCCGTGCAGTGGGACCACGCGCCGACACCCCTGCTGCGCCGCGCGGCCGATCGGCTGAGGGCACGCCTGGACCGGCTGGCCGGCCGGGTGCTGCCGGCCGACGACCACGCGTCGGGGGCCGCGATGCTGCGGGTCCGCTACGGGGCCGACCCGTCCTTCCTCGCCCTGGGCGAGAAGGAGCAGTACCGCCTGGCCGTCCGTCCGGACGGCATCACGCTGGACGCCGCCGGTCCCGCCGGGGTGCTGGACGGGTTCGCCACCCTGGCGCAACTGGCGGCGCAGGGGCCGCAGGGCCCGGTGCTGATGCAGGCCGATATCGACGACCGGCCGCGCTTTCCCTGGCGCGGCATCATGATCGACGTCTCGCGCCACTTCATGCGCATCGAGACCCTGCATCGGCAGATCGACGCGATGGAGCAGGTGAAGCTGAACGTGCTGCACCTGCATCTGGGCGATTCCCAGGGATTTCGGGTCGAAAGCCGGCTGTTCCCGGGCCTGCAGCGGCAGGGGTCGCATGGCCAGTTCTATACCCAGGCCCAGATCCGCGACCTGGTCGCCTACGCCGCCGATCGCGGCGTGCGCATCGTGCCGGAATTCGACACGCCCGGCCACGCGCTGGCCATCCTGCTGGCCTATCCCGCGCTGGCGGCCCAGCCGGTCGATCCGGCCATGCCGGACCCCGACGACGCGGCGCTGAACCCGACGCTGGATGCCACGCTGCACTTCGTCACGCAGCTATACGGCGAAATGGGGCGCCTGTTCTCGGATCGCTATTTCCATGCCGGCGGCGATGAGGTGCAGGCCGAACAATGGACCCGCAATCCGAAGATTACGGCGTTCATGAAGGCCCACGGCTTCGCGGACACCGCGTCGCTGCAGGCGGCCTTTACCGCGCGGGTGCAATCCGTGCTGGCCCGCCAGGGCAAGATCATGGTGGGCTGGGACGAGGTCAGCGCGGCCCCGATTCCCAAAAGCGTGGTGGTCGAGGCCTGGCGGTCGTCCAAATTCATCGGCACCGCCACCCGGGCGGGCCACCCGGTCGTGGTCTCGGCCGGCTATTATCTCGACCTGCTGAACCCGGCGGAGCAGCATTACCGGGTCGATCCGCTGGACGTGCAGGCCAGCGGCCTGACCCGCGCGCAGGCCGATATCAAGCGCGTGACGATGGGCCCCCTGGTGGACGCCTTCACGCTCGACCCCACCCTGCCGCCGCTGGATGCCGCGCAGCAGAAGCTGGTGCTGGGCGGCGAGGCCCCGCTGTGGAGCGAACTGGTCACGGACGAAACGCTGATGCGCGCCTGTGTGCCGCGCGCCGCCGCCATAGCCGAGCGGTTCTGGTCGCAGCCGGAGATCCGCGATGTCGATGGCATGGATCGCCGCCTGACGGAGGTGGCGAGCCGCCTGGAGGTGACCGGCCTGCAGGCGCGGGCGAACGCCTATCGGATGCAGGCCCGCCTGGCGCCCGCCGATCCCGGGGCGGTCGCCTGCCTGATGGGTGCCGTGATGCCGGTGCGCAATTACGCCCTGAACAGCTTCGTCCGGCGCAGCGGCCAGGTGCGGTTCGACGAACTGGCGGAAATCGCATCCCCCGACCCCATCGCCGCGATGCGGTTCAACGCGCTGGCCGCGCGCTTCGCCGCCGGGGATCGCGGCGTGGCGGAGGCGTTGCGGGCGCAACTCGGCGCGTGGGCCGCGTGCGGGGATCGCTTCGCCACGGTCGCGCAGGGCGTGGGCGCGCTGGAACAGGGCCTGCCGGTGGCGCGGGACATCGCGGCCCTGGCCCGCATCGGGCTGGCCGCCCTGTCCGGCCCCCTGGACGACGCGCAGCGCCGCGATGCCGTGGCACGGATCGCAGCCGACCAGGCGGTGGTCGAGTCGTTTGCCGGCGTGGTGCGGACCCACGGCGTGAAACCGCCGCCCGCCGGGCTGCTGGTGGCGATCCTGCCCGGGATCAGGTCCCTGATGGGGTAG